In Scleropages formosus chromosome 18, fSclFor1.1, whole genome shotgun sequence, one DNA window encodes the following:
- the hamp gene encoding hepcidin-1, which translates to MKFLSIIAVILCACALLSAASPVSEMPMQETREGDIQEDKQWITEAAEEVNPLVLLRSKRQSHLSLCRYCCNCCKNKGCGYCCKF; encoded by the exons ATGAAATTCCTGAGCATCATCGCTGTTATCCTGTGTGCCTGCGCTCTTCTCTCTGCAGCCAGTCCCGTCTCAGAG ATGCCAATGCAGGAGACGAGAGAAGGCGACATTCAAGAGGATAAACAGTGGATAACAGAGGCAGCAGAAGAGGTGAATCCCTTG GTTCTTCTTAGGTCAAAGCGCCAAAGCCACCTGTCCCTGTGCAGGTACTGCTGTAACTGTTGCAAGAACAAGGGCTGCGGATACTGCTGTAAATTCTGA
- the usf2l gene encoding upstream stimulatory factor 2 isoform X1 → MDMLEQSLDSAASHEKQEEEVVQISEGDSAGGGEQAAVTIASVQQAAAFGDHNIQYQFRTENSGGQVTYRVVQVTDQQLEGADDGGGAVSVVSTAAFAGAQQAVAQAVIQNPFSNGGSPAGDSVGGETRFAYFPAAAVSDGTAVSVQAAADPTLAQAGGQFYVMMTPPDVLPSGTPRTIAPRTHPYSAEENEMLQHDGLNWKMDGPRTPRDERRRAQHNEVERRRRDKINNWIVTLSKIIPDCNMDSSKTGASKGGILSKACDYIRELRQNNQRLQESFKEVERMQVDNELLRQQIEELKNENALLRAQLQQHGIETVGESTPQ, encoded by the exons ATGGATATGCTCGAGCAGAGCCTGGACAGCGCTGCCAG CCAcgaaaaacaagaagaagaggTTGTACAGATATCTGAGG GAGACAgtgcagggggaggggaacagGCGGCGGTTACCATAGCAAGTGTACAGCAGGCAGCGGCATTCGGCGATCATAACATCCAGTACCAGTTCCGCACGGAGAACAGTGGTGGACAG GTAACCTACCGCGTTGTTCAAGTAACAGATCAGCAATTGGAAGGAGCGGACGACGGGGGCGGGGCAGTCAGCGTCGtttccactgctgcctttgctggGGCTCAACAGGCAGTTGCGCAG GCAGTGATCCAGAACCCCTTCAGTAATGGTGGCAGCCCAGCAGGGGACTCAGTTGGAGGGGAGACACGCTTCGCCTACTTCCCGGCCGCAGCAGTGAGCGACGGCACAGCTGTTTCGGTGCAAGCTGCTGCTGACCCAACGCTTGCACAAGCAGGGG GCCAGTTCTACGTGATGATGACACCACCTGACGTTCTGCCATCCGGCACACCCCGAACCATCGCTCCCCGCACACACCCTTACTCTGC AGAAGAAAACGAGATGCTGCAACATGACGGTTTAAACTG gaaaatggatggacCACGGACGCCACGGGACGAGAGGAGGAGAGCACAACACAATGAAG TGGAAAGGCGGCGAAGAGACAAGATCAACAACTGGATTGTCACACTGTCCAAAATCATCCCTGACTGTAACATGGACAGCAGCAAGACGGGAGCG AGTAAAGGAGGCATCCTGTCTAAGGCATGCGATTATATTCGGGAGCTAAGACAGAACAACCAGAGGCTGCAGGAGAGCTTTAAGGAGGTGGAGCGGATGCAGGTGGACAACGAACTTCTCCGGCAGCAG ATTGAAGAACTGAAGAATGAGAACGCACTGCTCAGAGCACAGCTACAGCAGCATGGAATTGAGACAGTGGGAGAATCCACACCGCAGTGA
- the usf2l gene encoding upstream stimulatory factor 2 isoform X2: MDMLEQSLDSAASHEKQEEEVVQISEGDSAGGGEQAAVTIASVQQAAAFGDHNIQYQFRTENSGGQVTYRVVQVTDQQLEGADDGGGAVSVVSTAAFAGAQQAVAQAVIQNPFSNGGSPAGDSVGGETRFAYFPAAAVSDGTAVSVQAAADPTLAQAGGQFYVMMTPPDVLPSGTPRTIAPRTHPYSAKMDGPRTPRDERRRAQHNEVERRRRDKINNWIVTLSKIIPDCNMDSSKTGASKGGILSKACDYIRELRQNNQRLQESFKEVERMQVDNELLRQQIEELKNENALLRAQLQQHGIETVGESTPQ; encoded by the exons ATGGATATGCTCGAGCAGAGCCTGGACAGCGCTGCCAG CCAcgaaaaacaagaagaagaggTTGTACAGATATCTGAGG GAGACAgtgcagggggaggggaacagGCGGCGGTTACCATAGCAAGTGTACAGCAGGCAGCGGCATTCGGCGATCATAACATCCAGTACCAGTTCCGCACGGAGAACAGTGGTGGACAG GTAACCTACCGCGTTGTTCAAGTAACAGATCAGCAATTGGAAGGAGCGGACGACGGGGGCGGGGCAGTCAGCGTCGtttccactgctgcctttgctggGGCTCAACAGGCAGTTGCGCAG GCAGTGATCCAGAACCCCTTCAGTAATGGTGGCAGCCCAGCAGGGGACTCAGTTGGAGGGGAGACACGCTTCGCCTACTTCCCGGCCGCAGCAGTGAGCGACGGCACAGCTGTTTCGGTGCAAGCTGCTGCTGACCCAACGCTTGCACAAGCAGGGG GCCAGTTCTACGTGATGATGACACCACCTGACGTTCTGCCATCCGGCACACCCCGAACCATCGCTCCCCGCACACACCCTTACTCTGC gaaaatggatggacCACGGACGCCACGGGACGAGAGGAGGAGAGCACAACACAATGAAG TGGAAAGGCGGCGAAGAGACAAGATCAACAACTGGATTGTCACACTGTCCAAAATCATCCCTGACTGTAACATGGACAGCAGCAAGACGGGAGCG AGTAAAGGAGGCATCCTGTCTAAGGCATGCGATTATATTCGGGAGCTAAGACAGAACAACCAGAGGCTGCAGGAGAGCTTTAAGGAGGTGGAGCGGATGCAGGTGGACAACGAACTTCTCCGGCAGCAG ATTGAAGAACTGAAGAATGAGAACGCACTGCTCAGAGCACAGCTACAGCAGCATGGAATTGAGACAGTGGGAGAATCCACACCGCAGTGA